Proteins encoded within one genomic window of Erinaceus europaeus chromosome 13, mEriEur2.1, whole genome shotgun sequence:
- the TMCO2 gene encoding transmembrane and coiled-coil domain-containing protein 2 — translation MPTFSSSPSFLDYIVDYLSLGTVWNWLQSSLLGETSEPQQTNLGILENIAPTVQVILGIFFLTLLVIGLYALWKRSIRSLQKILLFIITLYKLYKKGSDFFQSLMTSPEGSVLPGQDNIFLSLGLQEKILKKLQTVENKVKDLEGMIISQKPNVKRDCSSEPYCSCSDCQSPLHTSGFTSTSEM, via the exons ATGCCAACATTTTCATCTTCACCTTCTTTCTTGGACTACATCGTAGATTATCTTTCTCTGGGCACAGTATGGAACTGGCTACAATCATCTTTACTGGGAGAGACTAGTGAACCTCAGCAAACAAATTTGGGGATATTAGAAAATATTGCTCCGACTGTGCAAGTTATCCTAGGAATTTTCTTTTTGACTTTGTTGGTAATAGGATTATATGCTTTATGGAAACGAAGTATTCGATCATTACAG aaaatattgtTGTTTATAATCACACTCTACAAACTTTACAAGAAGGGCTCAGATTTTTTTCAGTCTTTGATGACCAGCCCAGAAGGGAGTGTTCTCCCAGGTCAAGACAATATCTTCCTGTCCTTGGGTCTGCAAGAGAAAATTCTGAAAAAACTTCAGACCGTGGAAAACAAAGTGAAGGACCTGGAGGGAATGATCATTTCTCAAAAACCTAACGTGAAGAGGGACTGCTCCTCTGAGCCCTACTGTAGCTGCTCCGACTGCCAAAGTCCCTTGCACACCTCAGGGTTTACTTCCACATCTGAAATGTAA